A genomic window from Flavobacterium johnsoniae includes:
- a CDS encoding MFS transporter: MKNLQKGDKKLLNAWAFYDWANSVYTLTIASAVFPIFYEALFSDRDHYIDVFGMHLKNSALISFITAFAFMVVSFISPLLSGIADYVGNKKSFMKFFCYLGALSCMGLYWFDLENIYVGLAFYFLGLLGYWGSLVFYNSYLPDIAFEDQQDRISAKGYSLGYIGSVILLIINLAMIMKPKIFGISGTDGEAAMKAMRYSFVMVGVWWILFSQYTYYYLPKGSKEIGQKLTKTVVFNGFKELKKVWDLLKENIPLKRYLGGFFVSSMAVQTVMLVATYFGAQEIQWESKEQSTIGLIICILIIQLVAVVGAVLTSRASAKFGNVPTLIGINAIWVVFCVIVYFIFLPMHFYVMATIAGFVMGGIQALSRSTYSKLLPETEDTASFFSFYDVAEKIGIVIGMCVYGIIDQITGSPRAAIVILGIFFVTAIFLLRRVHKKEAL, from the coding sequence ATGAAAAACCTACAAAAAGGAGATAAGAAATTATTAAATGCTTGGGCATTTTATGATTGGGCAAATTCCGTTTATACGCTTACTATTGCTTCGGCAGTATTTCCAATTTTTTATGAAGCTTTATTTTCAGACCGAGATCATTATATTGATGTTTTCGGAATGCATCTTAAAAACTCTGCATTAATTAGTTTTATAACTGCTTTTGCTTTTATGGTTGTTTCTTTTATTTCTCCTTTGTTATCAGGAATTGCTGATTATGTAGGAAATAAGAAATCTTTTATGAAGTTTTTCTGTTATTTAGGAGCACTTTCTTGTATGGGATTATATTGGTTCGATCTTGAAAATATTTATGTTGGTTTGGCCTTTTATTTCCTTGGTTTATTGGGTTATTGGGGAAGTTTAGTTTTTTATAACTCTTATCTTCCAGATATTGCTTTTGAAGATCAGCAAGATAGAATTAGCGCAAAAGGATATTCTTTGGGATATATTGGAAGCGTTATCTTGTTAATCATCAATTTAGCGATGATTATGAAACCAAAAATATTTGGAATTTCTGGAACAGACGGAGAAGCAGCAATGAAAGCTATGCGTTATTCTTTTGTTATGGTAGGAGTTTGGTGGATACTTTTTAGCCAATATACTTATTATTATTTACCAAAAGGAAGTAAAGAAATAGGACAAAAACTGACAAAAACTGTGGTATTTAATGGTTTTAAAGAATTAAAGAAAGTTTGGGATTTACTGAAAGAAAATATTCCATTAAAACGTTATTTAGGAGGTTTTTTTGTTTCGAGTATGGCAGTACAAACTGTAATGTTAGTAGCAACTTATTTCGGAGCGCAAGAAATTCAATGGGAATCGAAGGAGCAAAGTACAATTGGTTTGATTATTTGTATTTTAATAATTCAGCTTGTTGCTGTTGTTGGTGCTGTTTTAACATCAAGAGCTTCTGCTAAATTTGGAAATGTTCCTACTCTTATCGGAATTAATGCTATTTGGGTTGTTTTTTGTGTAATTGTTTATTTTATTTTTCTACCAATGCATTTTTATGTAATGGCAACTATTGCGGGATTTGTTATGGGAGGAATTCAAGCTTTGTCAAGATCAACATATTCAAAATTATTGCCTGAGACAGAAGATACGGCATCATTTTTTAGTTTTTACGATGTTGCCGAAAAAATCGGAATCGTAATCGGAATGTGTGTTTACGGAATTATCGATCAGATTACAGGAAGTCCGCGCGCGGCAATTGTAATTTTAGGAATCTTTTTCGTTACAGCAATATTTCTTTTAAGAAGAGTACATAAAAAAGAGGCGCTTTAA
- a CDS encoding M48 family metallopeptidase: MKKYFFLGIFGALAVACATNPITGKQNLNFVSNSELFPTSFQQYSTFLSENKVITGTSDAKLVENVGYKIKMAAEKYLAYLGQSQYLKDYRWEYKLVDNKEVNAWCLPGGKIVVYSGILPITQNESGLATVMGHEVSHALANHGAQRMSAAQLQQIGGAVLDAATTNKSAQTREIFSQAYGMGTEVGVMLPFSRSNESEADKIGLTLMAIAGYNPEDAVAFWSRMSAKSGGSGTPEFMSTHPSDATRIANIKALIPEAKAIALKVGTIK; this comes from the coding sequence ATGAAAAAATATTTCTTTTTAGGAATTTTTGGAGCGCTTGCAGTGGCTTGCGCTACTAATCCAATTACTGGAAAACAGAATTTAAATTTTGTTTCAAATAGCGAACTTTTTCCAACTTCATTTCAGCAATACAGTACGTTTTTATCTGAAAATAAAGTTATCACAGGAACATCAGATGCAAAACTTGTAGAAAATGTTGGATATAAAATCAAGATGGCTGCCGAAAAATATTTGGCATATTTAGGTCAATCTCAATATCTTAAAGATTACCGTTGGGAATATAAATTAGTTGATAATAAAGAAGTTAACGCTTGGTGTTTACCAGGAGGAAAAATTGTTGTTTACTCAGGAATTTTGCCAATTACACAAAATGAATCTGGTTTAGCAACCGTTATGGGACACGAAGTTTCGCATGCGTTAGCAAATCATGGTGCGCAAAGAATGAGTGCAGCGCAATTACAGCAAATAGGAGGAGCAGTTCTAGACGCTGCAACAACAAATAAATCTGCTCAAACTAGAGAAATATTTTCTCAAGCTTACGGTATGGGAACAGAAGTAGGTGTAATGCTTCCATTTAGCAGAAGCAACGAAAGTGAAGCAGATAAAATTGGTTTAACTCTAATGGCAATTGCAGGATATAATCCGGAAGATGCCGTTGCATTTTGGAGCAGAATGTCTGCAAAATCTGGAGGATCTGGAACACCAGAATTTATGAGCACACACCCTTCTGACGCAACAAGAATTGCGAATATAAAAGCATTAATTCCTGAAGCAAAAGCAATTGCGTTAAAAGTCGGAACAATAAAATAA
- a CDS encoding glycoside hydrolase family 31 protein: protein MITNTSLEYKGDLYPSKIVSYEHEGDSVFFNTDNKVILKVTILRDSLIRFRFTTKGYFSNDFSYAIDKTQLHGYNFLEVTEEETYFQIRTSKVKCKIQKADLRLSVYDLNDFLILEDELGFHWEESYEYGGNIVKMSKYSKDGECYYGLGDKATQMNLKGKRVENFATDQYAYQKDQEPLYKVVPFYIGLHNKQAYGIFFDNTFRTFFDFCQERRNITSFWAEGGEMNYYFVYGPQMQDVVTTYTDLTGKPELPPLWVLGYHQCKWSYYPESKVKEITSKFRELQIPCDAIYLDIDYMDGFRCFTWNKNYFPDPKKMVAELAEDGFKTIVIIDPGIKIDKDYWVYKEGLEKDYFCKRADGPYMKGKVWPGECNFPDYTNPVVREWWAGLFKELISDIGVKGVWNDMNEPAVMEVPNKTFPMDVRHVYDGNPCSHRKAHNIYGTQMARATYHGVKRFVYPKRPFVITRSAYSGAQRYTSSWTGDNVATWEHLWLANIQVQRLSISGMGFTGSDIGGFAEQPTGELYARWIQLGVFHPFCRTHSSGDHGNQEPWAFDEEVINITRKFVSLRYQLLPYLYTMFWQYIEEGIPMLKPLVYYDQDDTQTHYRNDEFIFGNQILVCPILEPNAVGRRMYIPRGEWYNYWTNELFIGGREIWIDTKFDEIPVFVKAGAIIPKYPVQQYVGELEFDELTLDVYYKNGKENSAVYEDAQDGYDYKKGRYSFLSLRSIGKEKELIIQLHKEGKYETPYTKYKINLIGLPFKVTEIEIDNEKIEFDKINFEENKFLIVDKEFNELHIVGE from the coding sequence ATGATTACAAATACATCATTAGAATACAAAGGAGATTTATATCCATCAAAAATTGTTTCTTACGAACATGAAGGAGATTCTGTTTTTTTCAACACAGATAATAAAGTAATCTTAAAAGTTACCATTCTTCGCGATAGTTTAATCAGATTCCGTTTTACTACAAAAGGGTATTTTAGTAATGATTTTTCGTATGCAATAGATAAAACGCAACTTCACGGCTATAATTTTTTAGAAGTCACAGAAGAAGAAACCTATTTTCAGATTAGAACCAGTAAAGTAAAATGCAAAATTCAAAAAGCAGATCTTCGACTTTCGGTTTATGATTTAAATGATTTCTTAATTCTAGAAGATGAATTAGGGTTTCATTGGGAAGAAAGTTACGAGTACGGTGGGAATATTGTAAAAATGAGTAAATATTCTAAAGACGGTGAATGTTACTACGGTCTTGGAGATAAAGCGACTCAGATGAACCTTAAAGGAAAAAGAGTCGAGAATTTTGCTACAGATCAATATGCTTATCAAAAAGATCAAGAGCCTCTATATAAAGTTGTTCCATTTTATATTGGTTTGCATAATAAACAAGCATACGGTATTTTCTTTGATAATACTTTTAGAACTTTTTTTGATTTTTGTCAAGAAAGAAGAAATATTACAAGCTTTTGGGCAGAAGGAGGCGAGATGAATTATTATTTCGTTTACGGACCTCAAATGCAAGATGTTGTAACTACATATACAGATTTAACTGGAAAACCAGAATTGCCACCACTTTGGGTTTTAGGATATCACCAATGTAAATGGAGTTATTATCCGGAAAGTAAAGTCAAAGAAATCACTTCAAAATTTAGAGAATTACAAATTCCATGCGATGCCATTTATTTGGATATTGATTATATGGACGGATTTCGATGTTTTACTTGGAATAAAAACTATTTTCCAGATCCGAAAAAAATGGTCGCTGAATTGGCCGAAGATGGTTTTAAAACCATTGTAATTATAGATCCAGGAATTAAAATTGATAAAGATTATTGGGTTTATAAAGAGGGTTTAGAAAAAGATTATTTCTGCAAAAGAGCCGACGGACCTTATATGAAAGGGAAAGTTTGGCCAGGAGAATGTAATTTTCCAGATTATACAAATCCCGTAGTTAGAGAATGGTGGGCAGGATTATTTAAAGAATTAATTTCAGATATTGGCGTAAAAGGTGTTTGGAATGATATGAATGAACCAGCTGTTATGGAAGTTCCAAATAAAACTTTCCCGATGGATGTTCGTCACGTTTACGATGGAAATCCTTGCAGTCACAGAAAAGCGCATAATATTTACGGAACGCAAATGGCGAGAGCCACTTATCATGGTGTAAAACGTTTTGTTTATCCGAAACGTCCTTTTGTAATTACAAGATCAGCATATTCTGGCGCACAGCGTTATACGTCTTCTTGGACTGGAGATAACGTTGCGACTTGGGAACATTTGTGGTTGGCGAATATTCAAGTGCAAAGATTGTCAATTTCAGGAATGGGATTTACAGGTTCTGATATTGGAGGTTTTGCCGAACAGCCAACGGGCGAATTATACGCACGCTGGATTCAATTAGGTGTTTTTCATCCGTTTTGCAGAACGCATTCTTCTGGAGATCATGGTAATCAAGAACCTTGGGCTTTTGACGAAGAAGTAATTAATATCACTAGAAAATTTGTAAGTCTTCGTTATCAATTATTGCCTTATTTGTACACCATGTTTTGGCAGTATATTGAAGAAGGAATTCCAATGCTGAAACCTTTGGTTTATTACGATCAAGACGACACTCAAACACATTATCGTAACGACGAATTTATTTTCGGAAATCAAATATTAGTTTGTCCGATCCTTGAACCTAATGCTGTAGGTAGACGTATGTATATTCCTAGAGGAGAATGGTATAACTATTGGACAAATGAACTTTTTATTGGTGGAAGAGAAATCTGGATTGATACTAAATTTGATGAAATTCCGGTTTTTGTAAAAGCGGGAGCCATTATTCCTAAATATCCTGTTCAGCAATATGTTGGAGAACTAGAATTTGACGAATTAACGCTTGACGTTTATTATAAAAACGGAAAAGAAAATTCTGCTGTTTATGAAGATGCTCAAGATGGTTACGATTATAAAAAAGGACGTTATAGTTTCTTGTCGTTAAGAAGTATCGGAAAAGAAAAAGAATTAATTATCCAACTTCATAAAGAAGGTAAATACGAAACGCCATATACCAAATATAAAATCAATTTAATCGGTTTGCCATTTAAAGTAACAGAGATTGAAATAGACAATGAAAAAATTGAATTTGATAAAATAAATTTTGAAGAGAATAAATTCTTAATTGTTGATAAAGAGTTCAATGAGCTTCATATTGTTGGAGAATAG
- the glgB gene encoding 1,4-alpha-glucan branching protein GlgB yields MTKVIAHSLFTDFDIDLFKAGKHFKLYEKLGAHLTEVNGVKGVYFAVWAPTAHSVSVVGDFNYWNSGEHVLNVRWDSSGIWEGFIPEISKGALYKYKIQSSINGVVTEKADPFALYCEKPPHTASVVWDLDYKWKDENWMQNRKDKNGLDKPYSVYEVHLGSWKRAEHNRFLSYLELADDLVKYVKETGFTHVEFMPVMEYPYDPSWGYQLTGYFAPTSRFGKPQDFMLLVDKLHQEGIGVILDWVPSHFPDDAHGLGYFDGSHLYEHPDRRKGYHPDWKSLVFNYGRNEVRAFLISNAVFWLQNYHVDGLRVDAVASMLYLDYSRKDGEWEANIYGGRENLDSISFLKEFNEVIYANFHGVQTIAEESTSFPMVSRPTSFGGLGFGMKWMMGWMHDTLKYFQKDTVYRKYHQNDLTFSMTYAFTENFMLPFSHDEVVYGKQSLIYKMPGDEWQRFANLRLLYGYMFTHPGTKLLFQGAEFGQTGEWNFEQSLDWHLLQYNFHSGIKRLITDLNQLYKSQPALYEKQFSGEGFEWINYSDHQNAVLSYIRKGNNPEENLIVVCNFTQVVRENYRIGIPKKGKLKEIFNSDSETYGGSGVGNSKSLKIESESYDGRDFSVELILPPLSVTVYSLT; encoded by the coding sequence ATGACTAAAGTAATCGCACATTCTCTCTTTACCGACTTTGATATTGATTTATTTAAAGCTGGCAAACATTTTAAATTATACGAAAAATTAGGTGCGCATTTAACTGAAGTTAATGGAGTAAAGGGCGTTTATTTTGCAGTTTGGGCTCCAACGGCGCATTCTGTTTCTGTTGTGGGCGATTTTAATTATTGGAATAGTGGAGAGCATGTTTTGAATGTTCGCTGGGATTCATCTGGAATTTGGGAAGGATTTATTCCAGAAATTTCAAAAGGTGCTCTTTATAAATATAAAATTCAATCTAGCATAAATGGTGTAGTTACAGAAAAAGCTGATCCTTTCGCTTTATATTGCGAAAAACCACCACATACAGCTTCTGTAGTTTGGGATTTAGATTATAAATGGAAAGATGAAAATTGGATGCAAAACCGTAAAGATAAAAACGGTTTAGATAAACCGTATTCTGTTTACGAAGTGCATTTAGGATCTTGGAAACGAGCAGAACATAATCGTTTTTTAAGCTATTTAGAATTGGCAGATGACTTAGTAAAATACGTTAAAGAAACGGGTTTTACTCATGTAGAATTTATGCCAGTGATGGAATATCCTTATGATCCTTCTTGGGGATATCAATTAACTGGTTATTTTGCTCCAACTTCTCGTTTTGGAAAACCGCAAGATTTTATGCTTCTTGTAGATAAATTACATCAGGAAGGAATAGGTGTAATTCTCGATTGGGTTCCTTCGCATTTTCCTGATGATGCACACGGTTTAGGTTATTTCGATGGCTCACATTTATATGAACATCCGGACCGTAGAAAAGGATATCATCCTGATTGGAAAAGTCTTGTGTTTAATTACGGAAGAAATGAGGTTAGAGCTTTTTTAATTAGTAACGCTGTTTTTTGGCTTCAAAATTACCACGTTGACGGATTAAGAGTTGATGCCGTTGCTTCGATGTTATATCTTGATTATTCTAGAAAAGATGGTGAATGGGAAGCTAATATTTATGGTGGAAGAGAAAATCTAGATTCAATAAGCTTTCTTAAAGAATTTAATGAAGTAATCTACGCTAATTTTCATGGGGTTCAAACAATTGCCGAAGAAAGCACTTCGTTTCCGATGGTTTCAAGACCAACTTCTTTTGGTGGTTTAGGTTTCGGAATGAAATGGATGATGGGATGGATGCACGATACTTTGAAATACTTTCAAAAAGATACAGTTTATAGAAAATACCATCAAAACGATTTGACTTTTTCTATGACTTACGCTTTTACTGAAAACTTTATGCTTCCGTTTTCTCATGATGAAGTCGTTTACGGAAAGCAATCGCTTATTTATAAAATGCCAGGCGACGAATGGCAACGTTTTGCAAATTTGAGATTATTATACGGTTACATGTTCACACATCCCGGAACAAAATTATTATTTCAAGGAGCTGAATTTGGTCAAACTGGCGAATGGAATTTCGAACAAAGTCTTGACTGGCATTTATTGCAATACAATTTTCATTCAGGAATAAAAAGATTAATTACAGATTTGAATCAATTATATAAATCTCAGCCAGCATTATACGAAAAACAATTTTCAGGAGAAGGTTTTGAATGGATTAATTATTCCGATCATCAAAATGCGGTTTTGTCTTATATTAGAAAAGGAAATAATCCTGAAGAGAATCTAATTGTAGTTTGCAACTTTACCCAAGTTGTGAGAGAAAATTATAGAATTGGCATTCCAAAAAAAGGGAAATTAAAAGAGATTTTTAATAGTGATTCTGAAACTTACGGTGGAAGTGGAGTTGGAAATTCAAAATCACTAAAAATCGAATCCGAATCTTACGACGGAAGAGATTTTTCAGTCGAATTAATTTTGCCTCCTTTAAGTGTTACCGTTTATTCTTTGACTTAA
- a CDS encoding glucose-1-phosphate adenylyltransferase, with protein sequence MKFKKKNVVAIILGGGQGSRLFPLTETRSKPAVPIGGKYRLVDIPISNCINSDIFKIFVLTQFNSASLNAHIKNTFNFSIFSQSFVDILAAEQTPDNPTWFQGTADAVRQCMSHFLKHDFDHALILSGDQLYQMDFNEMLEAHIAADAEISIATLPVNAKDAPEFGILKTDHENNIHAFIEKPDASLLPEWESEVSEHMQEKGKKYLASMGIYIFNKPLLEELMGNQETKDFGKEIIPQAVGKHKILSYQYEGYWTDIGNIESFFEANIGLTADIPEFNLFDNENKIFTRPRLLPPSKFRNSIINQSLISEGCIINAKEIKSSVIGIRSRIGEGTVLENCYVMGNDFYQDLDELNQESSVSKIHVGIGENCYINNALIDKNVRIGNNVHISGGKHLDNFTNELYSIKDGIVVIKKGVTLSDNFRIE encoded by the coding sequence ATGAAATTTAAAAAGAAAAATGTAGTTGCCATTATTTTAGGAGGAGGACAAGGATCGCGCTTGTTCCCATTAACAGAAACAAGATCAAAACCTGCTGTGCCGATTGGAGGAAAATACCGTTTGGTTGATATTCCGATTTCAAACTGTATTAACTCTGATATTTTTAAAATATTTGTTTTAACACAGTTTAATTCGGCTTCATTAAATGCACATATCAAAAACACGTTTAATTTCAGCATTTTTAGTCAATCTTTTGTTGATATTTTAGCGGCAGAACAAACTCCAGATAATCCGACTTGGTTTCAGGGAACGGCAGATGCTGTTAGACAGTGTATGTCACATTTCTTAAAACACGATTTTGATCATGCGTTAATTCTTTCGGGAGATCAATTGTATCAAATGGATTTTAATGAAATGTTAGAAGCTCATATTGCTGCCGATGCCGAAATTTCTATTGCAACTTTGCCTGTTAACGCTAAAGACGCTCCAGAATTTGGTATTCTTAAAACAGATCATGAAAATAATATTCATGCTTTTATCGAAAAACCAGATGCTTCATTGTTGCCTGAATGGGAATCTGAAGTGAGTGAACACATGCAAGAAAAAGGGAAAAAATACCTTGCTTCGATGGGAATTTATATTTTCAACAAACCATTATTGGAAGAATTAATGGGCAATCAGGAAACGAAAGATTTCGGAAAAGAAATCATTCCGCAAGCCGTTGGAAAACATAAAATTTTAAGTTATCAATATGAGGGATATTGGACTGATATTGGAAATATCGAATCGTTTTTTGAAGCAAATATTGGTTTAACGGCTGATATTCCAGAATTCAATTTATTTGATAACGAAAATAAAATTTTTACTAGACCAAGATTACTTCCTCCGTCAAAATTCAGAAATTCAATTATTAATCAATCGTTAATTTCTGAAGGTTGTATTATTAATGCGAAAGAAATTAAAAGTTCTGTAATTGGAATTCGTTCTAGAATTGGAGAAGGAACTGTTTTAGAAAATTGTTACGTAATGGGTAACGATTTTTACCAAGATTTAGATGAATTAAATCAAGAAAGCAGTGTCAGTAAAATTCACGTAGGAATTGGTGAAAATTGCTACATCAATAATGCCTTAATTGATAAAAATGTCCGAATTGGAAATAATGTACATATTTCTGGAGGAAAACATTTAGATAACTTTACAAACGAATTATATAGTATTAAAGACGGAATTGTAGTTATCAAAAAAGGAGTAACCTTGTCAGATAATTTCAGAATAGAATAA
- a CDS encoding glycogen synthase, with protein sequence MEIFHISAECYPMAKVGGLADVVGALPKYQSNAGHDVRVVVPCYDTKFRKENDFECVHWGTIKLGNFVFPFSVLKETTDKLGYELYLIEINELFDRPNVYGYEDDIERFLSFQIAALDWIIARNKVPDVINCHDHHTGLVPFLLQFAYKYESLKDVKTVITIHNGLYQGWFGFDKLYYLPEFDLKHVGFLEWNNSINSLAVGVKCANAVTTVSPSYLNEINLYANGLESLFNSVRNKSRGILNGIDIEVWNPLKDKMIAENYSIENFEVGKAKNKEKLCEQFDLDSSKPLFSFIGRLFEEKGGDLLPHASALALSENFEEINILILGSGNSEIESQLTQLRNDYKGNYNVFIGYNEDLAHLIYAGSDYILMPSRVEPCGLNQMYAMRYGTIPIVRRTGGLRDTIVDYGDDGNGICHDQASVADITYSINRAVKLYNDKENFNKVLKRGMSADHSWERVCQEYIEIYNLIIQPK encoded by the coding sequence ATGGAGATATTTCATATTAGTGCAGAATGTTATCCAATGGCAAAGGTTGGCGGACTTGCAGATGTTGTTGGTGCTTTGCCTAAATACCAGAGTAATGCTGGTCACGATGTAAGAGTAGTCGTTCCTTGTTATGATACGAAATTTCGAAAGGAAAATGATTTTGAATGTGTTCATTGGGGGACAATTAAACTTGGGAATTTTGTTTTTCCGTTCAGTGTTTTAAAAGAAACTACCGATAAATTAGGTTATGAATTATATCTGATAGAAATTAATGAATTATTTGATAGACCGAATGTTTATGGATATGAAGATGATATTGAACGATTTCTGTCTTTTCAAATTGCTGCTTTAGATTGGATTATTGCCAGAAATAAAGTTCCTGATGTTATAAATTGTCATGATCATCATACAGGTTTAGTTCCGTTTTTATTACAATTTGCTTATAAATATGAAAGCCTGAAAGATGTAAAAACGGTTATTACAATTCATAACGGGTTATATCAAGGTTGGTTTGGTTTTGATAAATTGTATTATTTGCCAGAATTTGATTTGAAACATGTTGGATTTTTAGAGTGGAATAATTCAATTAATTCGTTGGCTGTTGGAGTAAAATGTGCCAATGCTGTAACGACGGTTTCGCCAAGCTATCTGAATGAAATTAATCTGTATGCTAATGGTTTAGAGTCTTTATTTAATTCTGTTCGAAATAAATCTAGAGGAATTTTGAATGGAATCGATATTGAAGTTTGGAATCCGTTGAAAGATAAAATGATTGCTGAAAATTATTCTATAGAAAATTTTGAAGTAGGAAAAGCAAAGAATAAGGAAAAACTGTGCGAGCAATTTGATTTAGATTCTTCAAAACCTTTGTTTAGTTTTATTGGACGATTGTTTGAAGAAAAAGGAGGCGATTTATTGCCACATGCTTCAGCTTTAGCTTTGTCTGAAAATTTTGAAGAAATTAATATTCTGATTTTAGGCTCAGGAAATTCAGAAATAGAATCTCAATTAACACAGTTAAGAAATGATTATAAAGGAAATTATAACGTTTTTATAGGCTATAATGAAGATTTAGCTCATTTAATTTACGCAGGTTCGGATTACATTTTAATGCCTTCAAGAGTTGAACCTTGTGGTTTAAACCAAATGTATGCAATGCGTTACGGAACTATTCCTATCGTGCGAAGAACTGGAGGTCTGAGAGATACTATTGTAGATTATGGAGACGATGGAAACGGAATTTGTCACGATCAAGCTTCGGTTGCAGATATTACTTATTCTATAAATCGTGCAGTAAAATTGTATAATGATAAAGAAAATTTCAATAAAGTTTTAAAAAGAGGAATGTCAGCAGATCATTCCTGGGAAAGAGTGTGCCAAGAATATATCGAAATATACAACTTAATAATTCAGCCAAAATGA
- a CDS encoding alpha/beta hydrolase: MAKKTTNPTKSLKIPAIIIVSAKICAFISTKLATQFAAKIFTTPIKHKVPKREYEMDSKSVKKTIYVPSIDKSVITYLYGESKQKILLVHGWSGRGTQLFKIADELLQKGYSTVSFDAPAHGKSEGKTTIMSEFIASILEIERQFGPFEIAIGHSLGGMSVLNAIKDGLVVDKAVIIGSGDIVQDILDEFVFKLGLKKEISQNLRDFFENKYQVKMDDFSAYRAAKKIENPVLVIHDNDDPEVSVKAGIHINENLKNGSLFLTTGLGHRKILGNQNVIKRILDFIKNQ; this comes from the coding sequence ATGGCAAAAAAGACAACCAATCCTACTAAATCATTAAAAATTCCAGCAATAATTATAGTATCTGCGAAAATATGCGCATTTATTTCTACAAAATTAGCTACACAATTTGCTGCAAAAATCTTTACAACGCCAATAAAACATAAAGTTCCAAAGCGTGAATATGAAATGGATTCTAAAAGCGTAAAGAAGACAATTTATGTTCCAAGCATTGATAAAAGTGTTATTACCTATTTGTACGGCGAAAGCAAACAAAAAATACTATTAGTTCATGGATGGTCTGGAAGAGGAACTCAGTTATTTAAAATAGCAGATGAACTTTTACAAAAAGGATATTCAACAGTTAGTTTCGACGCTCCAGCTCACGGAAAATCTGAAGGAAAAACTACAATTATGTCTGAATTTATAGCTTCAATTTTAGAAATTGAAAGACAATTTGGACCTTTTGAAATCGCAATCGGACATTCATTGGGAGGAATGTCTGTTTTAAACGCCATAAAAGACGGACTTGTTGTAGATAAAGCTGTAATTATAGGAAGTGGTGATATTGTACAAGACATTTTGGATGAGTTTGTTTTTAAATTAGGTTTGAAAAAAGAAATAAGTCAAAATCTGAGAGATTTCTTCGAAAATAAATATCAAGTAAAAATGGATGATTTTTCAGCATATCGTGCGGCAAAAAAAATTGAAAATCCTGTTTTAGTAATACATGATAATGATGATCCAGAAGTTTCAGTAAAAGCAGGAATTCATATAAATGAAAATCTTAAAAACGGAAGTTTATTTTTAACCACTGGACTGGGACATAGAAAAATTCTAGGAAATCAAAATGTTATTAAAAGAATTCTTGATTTTATCAAAAATCAGTAA
- a CDS encoding endonuclease III domain-containing protein, which produces MDLFGETLDWETKLKPILKKYKGKKHPLEYHSTYQLLVMVILSAQDSDANINNIAPILFEKYPTLNTLSKADFETLLPYISKVRNHATKAKWILEIAQTIKQDKDIPLTMLGLTSLKGVGRKSANVILRETNKPAEGIIADLHVIRVAPRIGIIKESKDGNKAEKDLMLALPKNIWSEIGMAISFLGRETCRPKPKCTECLLTDICLYYANEVA; this is translated from the coding sequence ATGGATTTATTTGGAGAAACATTAGATTGGGAAACTAAATTGAAACCCATTTTAAAAAAATATAAAGGAAAGAAACATCCTCTCGAATACCATAGCACTTATCAATTATTAGTGATGGTAATTCTTTCTGCACAAGATTCTGATGCTAATATTAATAACATCGCTCCTATTTTATTTGAAAAATATCCAACTTTAAATACACTTTCAAAAGCTGATTTTGAAACTTTACTTCCTTATATTAGCAAAGTTCGTAATCACGCTACAAAAGCCAAATGGATTTTAGAAATTGCTCAAACTATTAAACAAGACAAAGATATTCCATTAACAATGTTAGGATTAACGTCTCTAAAAGGTGTAGGAAGAAAGTCTGCAAATGTTATTTTAAGAGAAACCAATAAACCTGCAGAAGGAATTATTGCCGATTTACATGTAATTCGTGTCGCGCCAAGAATCGGAATTATTAAAGAGAGCAAAGATGGAAATAAAGCAGAAAAAGATTTAATGCTGGCGCTACCTAAAAACATATGGTCAGAAATTGGAATGGCAATTTCTTTTTTAGGAAGAGAAACTTGCAGGCCAAAACCAAAATGCACAGAATGTCTTTTAACAGATATATGTTTATATTATGCAAACGAAGTAGCGTAG